The following proteins are co-located in the Oncorhynchus gorbuscha isolate QuinsamMale2020 ecotype Even-year linkage group LG22, OgorEven_v1.0, whole genome shotgun sequence genome:
- the LOC124009318 gene encoding UDP-N-acetylglucosamine transporter-like isoform X2 translates to MSLPSASQSQSRLKYVSLGVLVLQTTSLVLTMRYSRTLLGEGPRYLASSAVVSAELLKILTCLLLVFYDHSFSVRALNRVLNEEILNKPMETLKLAIPSGIYTLQNNLLYVALSNLDAATYQVTYQLKILTTALFSVSMLGKRLGLYQWLSLLILMTGIALVQWPTESLGGPSSKPLSAGSQLVGVIAVLIACFSSGFAGVYFEKILKETKQSVWVRNIQLGLFGLVFGLIGVFVYDGERVRESGVFQGYNSLTWTVVALQALGGLVIAAVIKYADNILKGFATSLSIILSTLISYFCLKDFDPTSVFFLGAMLVIAATFLYGYEGKRPAINHSKV, encoded by the exons ATGTCGTTGCCCTCAGCCTCCCAGTCCCAGTCGCGGCTGAAGTACGTGTCCCTGGGAGTGCTGGTGCTGCAGACCACCTCGTTGGTGCTCACCATGAGGTACTCGCGCACGCTGCTGGGCGAGGGGCCGCGCTACCTAGCCTCCTCAGCCGTGGTTTCGGCCGAGCTGCTCAAGATCCTCACCTGCCTGCTGCTCGTCTTCTACGACCACA GCTTCAGTGTTCGGGCATTGAATCGTGTGCTGAATGAAGAGATTCTCAACAAGCCCATGGAGACGTTGAAGCTGGCCATCCCATCAGGCATCTACACACTCCAGAACAACCTGCTTTATGTCGCCCTGTCCAACCTGGATGCTGCTACCTACCAG GTGACGTACCAGCTGAAAATCCTGACCACGGCCCTGTTCTCAGTGTCCATGCTCGGGAAGAGACTGGGGCTCTACCAGTGGCTATCTCTGCTCATCCTCATGACTGGTATCGCTCTCGTACAG TGGCCTACAGAGTCTCTGGGTGGGCCATCTTCGAAGCCTCTGTCTGCAGGCTCCCAGTTAGTCGGTGTGATAGCCGTACTAATAGCCTGCTTCTCCAGTGGCTTCGCTGGAGTCTACTTTGAGAAGATCCTCAAAGAAACCAAACAGAGTGTATGGGTCCGCAACATCCAGTTAG GTTTGTTTGGTCTGGTGTTTGGTCTTATTGGAGTGTTTGTGtacgatggagagagagtgagggagtccGGAGTGTTCCAAGGCTACAACTCACTCACCTGGACCGTTGTAGCCCTGCAG GCTCTGGGCGGGTTGGTCATAGCAGCAGTCATTAAGTATGCAGACAACATCCTGAAGGGCTTCGCCACGTCACTCTCCATCATCCTGTCGACACTCATATCCTACTTCTGCTTGAAGGACTTTGACCCTACCAG tgtgttTTTCCTGGGAGCAATGCTGGTCATTGCTGCCACCTTCCTCTATGGCTATGAGGGCAAGAGGCCTGCCATCAACCACAGCAAAGTATAG
- the LOC124009320 gene encoding protein FAM78B-like produces MCILVRYRLLPSSLVLLTLLLASTMGCIQSISCKPRIRRENIVVYEVSASIDQCPTAIEENSPIVLRYKTPYFRASAGIVMPPVPRNETWVVGWIQACTQMEFYNTYGDIGMSSWELPELREGRVKAISDSDGVSYPWYGNTTETVTLTGPTSKPSHLTVSMNDNFYPSVTWAVPISNSNTPMLSHITRDQSFITWLVAINSVTKERIVLQTVRWRMRVDIAVDPDMPLGSRSSLVGRPHQEQPHILNYQEPIPPNALGRPNANDAQVLMWRPRRGAPLVVIPPK; encoded by the exons ATGTGCATACTGGTCAGGTATCGTCTTCTCCCTTCGTCTCTGGTTCTGCTTACTCTGCTACTTGCCAGCACCATGGGCTGTATCCAGAGCATCTCCTGCAAGCCTCGCATTAGAAGGGAGAACATTGTAGTCTACGAGGTATCGGCCTCCATTGACCAGTGCCCAACGGCGATAGAGGAGAACTCGCCCATAGTGCTGCGGTATAAGACACCTTACTTCAGGGCCTCCGCAGGGATCGTGATGCCTCCGGTGCCCCGCAATGAGACCTGGGTGGTGGGTTGGATCCAGGCTTGTACACAAATGGAGTTCTACAATACTTATGGGGACATTGGCAT GTCCAGCTGGGAGTTACCAGAGCTCCGTGAGGGCCGGGTCAAGGCCATCAGCGACTCAGACGGGGTCAGCTACCCATGGTACGGCAACACCACTGAGACGGTCACCCTTACGGGTCCCACGTCCAAACCGTCGCACCTCACAGTCAGCATGAATGACAACTTCTACCCCAGTGTGACCTGGGCCGTTCCCATCAGCAACAGCAACACGCCAATGCTGTCACACATCACCCGAGACCAGAGCTTCATCACCTGGTTGGTTGCCATCAACTCTGTCACCAAG GAGCGCATCGTGCTGCAGACTGTGCGGTGGCGGATGCGGGTGGACATCGCCGTGGACCCTGACATGCCCCTGGGCTCCCGGTCCTCCCTAGTAGGCCGTCCTCACCAGGAGCAGCCCCATATTCTCAACTACCAGGAACCAATACCCCCCAACGCCCTGGGACGACCCAATGCCAATGACGCCCAAGTGCTGATGTGGAGGCCCCGCAGAGGGGCACCCCTAGTGGTGATACCGCCCAAATAA
- the LOC124009602 gene encoding B-cell lymphoma 6 protein-like codes for MASLADGCIQFTRHAGDVLLNFNRLRSRNILTDVTIQIDGQRFCAHRAVLVACSGLFYSIFTDPLKSNLSAISLDPTVDPDGFAILLDFMYTSTLTLKDSLVLVTMNTASYLQMEHVVDTCRRFIKSREQSVTLQRDEVLTSPMRLSQDLSAFRALDGLATSPSHTSMSPLRDRRSYCPSVFTGINASGSSHHVHGKHIPMPIGKLPDTLNFSDLHKGDSISQKLFSPANRTEATTIVHHPLSSQSSSSSVTILRPLPCSSRRSGPFMGLQGPKHRGASPMEEDSIQPPQPDSLSLSPGCSKGVICSPQSPLRSDCQPNSPTESSGCSRNATQPSGCSQEPKARNWKKYKFIVMNQTSREKDDDEAQGGSAEAGDCTTPQGSNRTSGSEGPMKELQAAEMVNVHGEEILVPQASHHNINQLRCSSCGTDAPQHLMVCPRSPGTYSGEDNELHSEYSDSSGENGCNFCNSKFAEADSLKGHMLQAHADKPYKCDRCQAAFRYKGNLASHKTVHTGEKPYRCNICGAQFNRPANLKTHTRIHSGEKPYKCETCGSRFIQVAHLRAHVLIHTGEKPYPCEICGTHFRHLQTLKSHLRIHTGEKPYHCEKCDLHFRHKSQLRLHLRQKHGAVTNTKAQYRRANTDMLVGLAKAC; via the exons ATGGCCTCATTGGCAGATGGCTGCATTCAATTCACCCGCCATGCTGGTGATGTTCTGCTCAACTTCAACCGCCTCCGCAGCAGAAATATCCTGACGGATGTCACAATCCAGATTGACGGTCAGCGCTTCTGCGCTCACAGGGCAGTCCTCGTGGCCTGCAG TGGGCTCTTTTACTCCATATTCACCGACCCCCTGAAGAGTAACCTGAGTGCCATCAGCCTGGACCCCACGGTGGACCCTGATGGTTTTGCCATCCTGCTGGACTTCATGTAcacctccaccctgaccctgaaGGACAGCCTGGTTTTGGTTACCATGAACACTGCGTCATACCTCCAGATGGAACATGTGGTGGACACCTGCCGCAGGTTCATCAAGTCCAG AGAGCAGTCTGTGACTCTGCAGAGAGATGAGGTACTGACTAGCCCGATGCGTCTCTCTCAGGACCTCTCTGCTTTCAGGGCTCTGGATGGGTTGGCGACCAGCCCCAGCCACACATCCATGTCTCCCCTCAGAGACCGGAGGAGCTACTGCCCCAGTGTATTCACTGGTATCAATGCCTCGGGTAGCTCCCACCACGTCCACGGAAAACACATCCCAATGCCCATCGGAAAGCTGCCAGACACCCTCAATTTCAGTGACCTCCACAAAGGGGATTCCATCTCTCAGAAGCTCTTCTCTCCCGCGAATCGCACAGAGGCCACCACCATCGTCCACCACCCTCTTTCATCCCAGTCCTCATCCTCCTCCGTTAcgatcctccgccccctcccctgCTCCAGCCGCCGGTCGGGGCCCTTTATGGGGCTCCAGGGACCTAAACACAGAGGGGCCTCCCCCATGGAGGAGGACAGCATCCAGCCCCCCCAGCCAGACTCCCTCAGCCTGTCCCCAGGCTGCAGCAAAGGTGTGATCTGCAGCCCGCAGAGCCCCCTCCGCTCTGACTGCCAGCCCAACTCCCCCACCGAGTCCAGCGGCTGCAGCAGGAATGCGACCCAGCCCTCTGGCTGCTCCCAGGAGCCCAAGGCCCGCAACTGGAAGAAGTACAAGTTCATCGTGATGAACCAGACCTCCAGGGAGAAGGACGATGATGAGGCCCAGGGAGGGAGCGCTGAGGCTGGGGACTGCACCACTCCTCAGGGCTCTAACAGGACTAGTGGATCAGAGGGACCGATGAAGGAGCTGCAGGCTGCAGAGATGGTCAATGTGCACGGAGAAGAGATCCTTGTCCCACAGGCCAGCCATCACAACATTAACCAACTGAGATGCTCCTCCTGTGGTACAGATGCCCCTCAGCACCTGATGGTGTGTCCCCGCTCCCCTGGCACCTACAGCGGGGAGGACAATGAGCTGCACTCTGAGTACTCCGACTCAAGCGGTG AGAATGGTTGCAACTTCTGCAACTCAAAGTTTGCGGAAGCGGACTCCCTGAAAGGCCACATGCTCCAGGCCCATGCTGACAAGCCATACAAGTGTGACCGGTGCCAGGCTGCCTTCCGTTACAAAGGGAACCTCGCCAGCCACAAGACTGTCCACACCG GCGAGAAACCGTACCGCTGTAACATCTGCGGTGCTCAGTTCAACCGGCCGGCCAACCTCAAGACCCACACCCGAATCCACTCAGGAGAAAAGCCATACAAGTGTGAAACATGTGGCTCTCGCTTCATACAG GTCGCGCACCTCCGCGCCCACGTGCTGATACATACGGGGGAGAAGCCGTATCCCTGTGAGATCTGTGGGACACACTTCCGCCATCTTCAGACCCTCAAGAGCCACTTGCGCatccacacaggagaaaagccctACCAT TGCGAAAAATGTGACCTCCACTTTCGCCACAAGAGCCAGTTGAGGCTGCATCTCCGGCAGAAGCACGGCGCGGTCACCAACACCAAGGCTCAGTACCGCCGGGCGAACACGGACATGCTCGTTGGCTTGGCCAAGGCCTGCTAA
- the LOC124009321 gene encoding UMP-CMP kinase, with translation MIFHLLSRLSAKVPSVVYRAALIMKPQVVFVLGGPGAGKGTQCARIVENYSYTHLSAGDLLRAERSREGSEFGQLIDSYIKDGKIVPVEITINLLRKAMEETMETDEKKFRFLIDGFPRNEDNLQGWTTVMEGKANVKFVLFFDCTSEVCIDRCLERGKSSGRTDDNRASLEKRIQTYLQSTRPIISLYEKQGKVRTVDASCGVDEVFDNVKAILDKEG, from the exons ATGATTTTCCATTTACTGAGTAGGTTATCAGCGAAGGTGCCGAGCGTTGTGTACAGGGCCGCATTGATCATGAAGCCGCAGGTTGTGTTCGTGTTGGGAGGGCCTGGGGCGGGGAAAGGGACCCAGTGTGCCAGAATCGTTGAG AACTACAGTTACACTCACCTGTCTGCCGGAGACCTGCTGAGGGCCGAGCGAAGCCGAGAGGGGTCAGAGTTCGGACAGCTCATTGACAGTTACATCAAGGATGGCAAGATCGTCCCTGTCGAGATCACCATTAACTTACTCAGGAAG GCCATGGAGGAAACCATGGAGACGGACGAGAAGAAGTTCCGCTTCCTCATCGACGGCTTCCCCAGAAATGAAGACAACCTCCAGGGGTGGACCACTGTCATGGAAGGGAAGGCTAACGTCAAATTTGTGCTTTTCTTCGACTGTACTAGTGAG GTCTGTATCGACCGATGTCTAGAAAGAGGGAAGAGCAGCGGACGCACCGATGACAACCGAGCGAGCCTGGAGAAAAG GATCCAGACATACCTGCAGTCGACACGGCCTATCATCTCACTGTATGAGAAACAGGGCAAGGTGCGCACCGTGGATGCCTCGTGCGGTGTGGACGAG GTTTTTGACAACGTCAAAGCCATCCTGGACAAAGAGGGTTGA
- the LOC124009318 gene encoding UDP-N-acetylglucosamine transporter-like isoform X1 encodes MGRSGSLPLSSAQISSLAGQGDTADFTSRSHVASSAVLLCLTQGLSPLASPPGSEESSCHVSMSLPSASQSQSRLKYVSLGVLVLQTTSLVLTMRYSRTLLGEGPRYLASSAVVSAELLKILTCLLLVFYDHSFSVRALNRVLNEEILNKPMETLKLAIPSGIYTLQNNLLYVALSNLDAATYQVTYQLKILTTALFSVSMLGKRLGLYQWLSLLILMTGIALVQWPTESLGGPSSKPLSAGSQLVGVIAVLIACFSSGFAGVYFEKILKETKQSVWVRNIQLGLFGLVFGLIGVFVYDGERVRESGVFQGYNSLTWTVVALQALGGLVIAAVIKYADNILKGFATSLSIILSTLISYFCLKDFDPTSVFFLGAMLVIAATFLYGYEGKRPAINHSKV; translated from the exons ATGGGAAGGAGTggcagcctgcctctctcctctgctcaaaTCTCTTCTCTAGCTGGCCAAGGTGACACAGCTGACTTTACCTCCAGGAGCCACGTTGCCTCCTCAGCCGTCCTTCTATG CCTAACCCAGGGTTTGTCCCCTCTGGCCTCGCCCCCTGGCTCTGAGGAGTCGTCCTGCCACGTCTCCATGTCGTTGCCCTCAGCCTCCCAGTCCCAGTCGCGGCTGAAGTACGTGTCCCTGGGAGTGCTGGTGCTGCAGACCACCTCGTTGGTGCTCACCATGAGGTACTCGCGCACGCTGCTGGGCGAGGGGCCGCGCTACCTAGCCTCCTCAGCCGTGGTTTCGGCCGAGCTGCTCAAGATCCTCACCTGCCTGCTGCTCGTCTTCTACGACCACA GCTTCAGTGTTCGGGCATTGAATCGTGTGCTGAATGAAGAGATTCTCAACAAGCCCATGGAGACGTTGAAGCTGGCCATCCCATCAGGCATCTACACACTCCAGAACAACCTGCTTTATGTCGCCCTGTCCAACCTGGATGCTGCTACCTACCAG GTGACGTACCAGCTGAAAATCCTGACCACGGCCCTGTTCTCAGTGTCCATGCTCGGGAAGAGACTGGGGCTCTACCAGTGGCTATCTCTGCTCATCCTCATGACTGGTATCGCTCTCGTACAG TGGCCTACAGAGTCTCTGGGTGGGCCATCTTCGAAGCCTCTGTCTGCAGGCTCCCAGTTAGTCGGTGTGATAGCCGTACTAATAGCCTGCTTCTCCAGTGGCTTCGCTGGAGTCTACTTTGAGAAGATCCTCAAAGAAACCAAACAGAGTGTATGGGTCCGCAACATCCAGTTAG GTTTGTTTGGTCTGGTGTTTGGTCTTATTGGAGTGTTTGTGtacgatggagagagagtgagggagtccGGAGTGTTCCAAGGCTACAACTCACTCACCTGGACCGTTGTAGCCCTGCAG GCTCTGGGCGGGTTGGTCATAGCAGCAGTCATTAAGTATGCAGACAACATCCTGAAGGGCTTCGCCACGTCACTCTCCATCATCCTGTCGACACTCATATCCTACTTCTGCTTGAAGGACTTTGACCCTACCAG tgtgttTTTCCTGGGAGCAATGCTGGTCATTGCTGCCACCTTCCTCTATGGCTATGAGGGCAAGAGGCCTGCCATCAACCACAGCAAAGTATAG